CGGTCTTTGACCTTTTCCAAAAACTCTGCACTGATCCCAATCCCCGCATCCTTGACGAGTATGCGTACACGCTGCGGACCTGTTTCTACAATACTAAGTTGAATCGTTGAATCGTTAGGCGAGAATTTGATCGCATTATCAACCAGATTCAGAAATACCTGCTTCAAGCGATTGCCATCCGCATGCACAATATAGGCGGCATTGCCGGGGTCCAGCGTCAGCTTAATCTGCTTTTGCTCGGCTTTTGCCCAGACGTTGAGCATTGTCTCTTGCAGTACCTCTTTCAGATTCACCTCACCCATAACAAGCTTCATCTGATTTTGCTGCAATTTGGAAAAGTCCAACATCTCTTCAACCAATCCGATCAGACGCTCGGTTTCCTTAGAAATGATGCTCATTCCTAGCTTCGTTTCCTCTGGATCAAATCCACCGGAAACCAGCGTCTCACTCCAGCCTTTAATACCAGTCAATGGCGTACGCAGCTCATGTGAGATAGAGGAGATAAAATCGTCCTTGATCTGATTACTACGCACAATCTCATCTGCCATATAATTCAGCGTCGAGGCGAGATCACCAATTTCATACGGATAGTTGCCCTTGATCCTGACGTTAAAATCACCCTTCGCCATCATCGTGGATACGCCAATGATATTGTTAATCGGCTTAACGATGGAGTTCGCAAGACCAATACTAACCATCAATACGATGACTAGAATGATTACGCCAATCCCTGCCGAAACCAATGTAATATAAAATAGCTTCTGATTCACCAGCTCCAACGAGGTGACATACCGAACCAAGTATTCCTTGTCCCCGTTCACCTTGATCAGATGCGTAACCGCCATGACATCCTCACCGGTTCCCGATTGCTTGCCAATCCAACGCCCGGTTGAACCGGATAATGCCTGCTGAATATCACCCGTTTGTACGGGTTTATCCACGATAAAGGCGGTCGAGTTTTGCAGTACATTGCCCTCTGTATCGAGTACCTGCACTTCAGCTTTGTCCAGACTGTAATTGGATATGATATCCCGGTAATTTGCCGGAACGCGTGTATTGTCAAATGACGACTGCAAATAATTCGAGATGCCGTCATAATAATACGTCCGGATGGCGAATAAAAACACCAGTTCCACCAGCAATATCGTCAAAAAGACAACGATAAAGTAATGCAGAACAATCTGTCGGGTCATCCCCTTTTTGATCATTATGAATCCCGGCCTCTCCATTTATACCCATGGCCCCATACCGTTTGCAGGAATTCCGGCTCGGATGGGTTATTTTCGATTTTTTGACGCAGACGACGGATATTCACATCGACAATCTTCGGATCGCCCATGTACTCCTTGCCCCATACATGATCAAGCAACAGATCGCGGCTGAGCGGTGTGTTTTCCTTTTCCAAGAAAAATTGAACCAGTGAGAATTCGGTTGGTGTCAATTCGATCAGCTTGCCGCTTTTTTTGAATTGCTTGGAGATCAGATCCAGTGTGAATGGACCGGATTCAAACGAAACCTTTGTATTCGATTCACGCTGCACATTCACACGACGCAGCAGCGATTGAATACGTGCAATCAACTCAGTTGGGCTGAATGGCTTGCTCACATGATCATCAGCGCCTACGGACAGCGCATATACTTTATCCTGCTCCTGTACTTTGGCAGTCAGGAAAATAATGCCGATACGCTCGTTCTTCTCACGGATGCGGCGGCATACTTCAAAGCCGTCGATGCCCGGCACCATCACGTCAAGTAGCGCAATATCAATATCAGGTACAGTTTCCAGCATATGCAGCGCCTGCTCACCGTTTTCCGTTTCCAATACTTCAAAGCCGTTGCGCTTCAAGTTAATAATAATAAAACTGCGGATTGATTCTTCATCTTCCATGATCAGCACTTTGCTCACGAATGATCCCCTCCAAGATACCTGGTTAATGGATGTTGCTTGTTTATTTTAGTTTTGTACGACATTGATTTTGTTATTTTCCCAGAGAGCGATAATTTGTCCGCGGTTCTCGGTAATAACTCGCCAATCGCCATTGTGGTTATTCCAATCGCTTTCGCTAAAGAAACGAACCTCGGCGACTTTCTCCCCTGTATCCTTGAGTATAAAACGGATATCCTGGTTTTTGTTCGATTTGGTATCGATCGTCAGCTTGTCATTCCAATCTGGTGCGATGCGGATAACGAATCTGCCCTGATCATCACGGTATTGCTGGCTGACCAGCTTGGTTAATTGCTCGCCGCCCGTCCATTGGAAATAGTTTGTAAAGAATGGAATTTCCGTTCTGGCAATATTCTCCCAACCTTCTGGTACTTCCAGCATTCCAATTTCCAAAATACCATCATTATTAATGTCTTCACTGGCGATCAAGCTATCCTTAAATGTCGGTTGTCTGGATATTGGGAATACATCTTCTAGCTTCCCATTTTCCATCACAATCAAATGGGATAAGCCCGACAGTCCGACTGCTTCATCCAGAATGATGCCGTTCTGATTTGGTGTAACCTTACCGGCTATCGTATTGTAAAAACGCTCAATACTGCTCACTAGATCAATCGAATCGATTTCTTGGAAGCCGTTTTTGTAGCGATACGCTGTGATTTTGACATAACCGCCACTATCTACCGTAACAATCGTCAATTCATTTACGCCATCGCCGTCCAGATCGGTAATAAAGTAATACGAATACGTCGTCTCGTATTCATTTTTCACTTTGCCTTTGTCATAGCTGTAAATGACCAGCGTTTTGACACTGCTATCTGAGCTAGACGCGTTGCTAGAATAACCGACAATAATATCGCGTTTGCCATCATGGGTTACGTCTGTAATTTCTACACTTTCCAGTGTGAAGCCGGCGCCATCGATTTTGTCTTTTTTCACCCATGTATCGCCAGACTTCTCAAAGATCAAGCCGTTGATCCGACCATCAAAGGTCTGGTAAAACACAATCGTCTCACTTGTGCCGTCTCCATCCAGATCAACGGTCTGAATTTTGCTGGAATTGCCGTTTTTCGGGCTTTGGATACTTGCGCCCTCTGGCAATTCTGAACTGATCAGGCTGCTCAACGTCTGCTTATCCGAAGGAAGCTCCGGTGTCTGGATCAATGTTTTCGGATCAGCTAACGGATTAAAGCTGCAACCGCTCAAAATAAACAGCAGCCCGGCGATTGCCAGCAATTTGATCCAGATGATTTTGTTCATAATATCACTCTCTCATAAAAAGGAGCGGTATACCGCTCCATTGTTCAAATTGCCACCGTGTATCTTGCTTTGCATACCCAGCCGGTTCTGTCCGGTCTGTTGTCTGTTCTGTAACGACATTCTAGCTCACGGATATGCTATCCATGATATCGATCGCTGCTGCATTCTATAACAAGCGGCGTTCGGCGCTGGTCAATCGTCTGCCCTTAATATCAAAGGAGATATGACCATCCTGCATGCCGATAATGCGCGTTGCATAGCGCTCAGCCAGCTCCAGCGGAATAACGGAAATTACGGTCAGTCGCTCACTGCTGCATAGTCCGCGCAGCGTCTTGATGACCTCTTCGCCAGAACGCGGATCAAGACCGGTAATCGGCTCATCTGCCAGAATGACTTTAGCTCCATGAGCCAGCGCACGCGCAATGGCAACACGCTGTCTTTCGCCACCGCTCAAAGTACCGGCTTTCTGATGCGCTTTATCCAGCAAGCCTAGCGTTTCTAGAACATCCATCGCTCCCATATAATCATCCGAACGTACCATGCCAGTCACCATACGCCAAAGTGGCGTCTGCCCAGGTTGACCGATCAACACTGTTTTCAATGCTGTACGCTCTGGATGCAGCTGTGGGCTTTGCTCCAGAAAGGACCATTCTCGGCTGATTTTGCGCTTACCGCTAAATCCCGATTTTAAAATATCTGTATCGCCGACACGGAAACTGCCTTCCGTCCAGCTCTCTTTCATGGCCAGACATTTGAGCAGCATACTTTTGCCACTGCCGCTCGGTCCGACCAGTGCGATCATTTCGCCATGTTGAATTTCTAAGCTAATATGATCCAGCACACTGGTTTTATTCTCGCCGACCGTTTTGGTCAGATGTTCAATTTGAATCATCGACATCTACTGCTGACCGCCTTTCTGCGCTGTTGCTTCAACCATAACATCCTACTCTATAGTTTAGGGGAAAAAGCGAAGAAATGCCATCCGCAGACCTATTTTATTTTGATTTCCCTGAAAATGACCATCCGAATAAGGCAAACAGCACATAACAACCGCCCAGCACCCAGAACAGACTAGATGGCGAGCCAATCTCAATGCCTTTACCACCGATCGCAGGACCGATAATACTACCAAAGTTAAAATGGAACGAAGCGAGCACATTGGCAGCTGGCAAATAGGTGCGTGGCAAAATATCCGCTGCATAGGCAAGACCAAGTGAAAAGAACGAGCCGACCAGTCCGCCAGCGAGGGCAAAGATGATCGCGAGTATAATCTCCTTAGTGCCAACAAACGGCACTAGCATAAAGAGCAGCCCACCTAGACCGCCTGCAAGCATCAGTACTTTTTTCCGTCCCCAGCGGTCGCTTAGCATCCCTAGCGGAAGCTGCAAAACAAGCCCGCCAATACCGATAAAAGGTAAAAGGAAAGCAATATTGTCCGTGGAAAATCCGATCCGCAATCCATAGACAGGGAAATTACTATTCATTGCCGCCTCCATATAGCCGTACAGTAACGCCGGGATTAAGGCATACCAGGCAAGTCGGTAACTGCGGCCAAAGCGTCCTTTTTCTGGTGTCGTGCTCTCGCCCTTCGCAGGCGCGCCATTGGGCAGCTTCCACCAGACCAGCACAGCAACGATAATAAAGATCGCTGCCATGATCACAAAGGGAACCATCATGCCCCAGTCCAGCAGCGAAATACCCAGCGGCCCGATACTGAAGCCAATGCCATATGACATGCCGTAAATGGATAGATTGCGTCCACGATTGGCTGCTGGTGTAACCATCAGCACCCAAAGCTGAGCCACATAATGGATCGCACTATCGCCGATACCGACAAGCAGTCGCAATACAAACCAAAACGCGATGCCCGGAACAAGTGGGAATAGTGGCAAGGCAATAATGACGAGTAATAGACCGCATA
The DNA window shown above is from Paenibacillus sp. JQZ6Y-1 and carries:
- a CDS encoding sensor histidine kinase, which codes for MIKKGMTRQIVLHYFIVVFLTILLVELVFLFAIRTYYYDGISNYLQSSFDNTRVPANYRDIISNYSLDKAEVQVLDTEGNVLQNSTAFIVDKPVQTGDIQQALSGSTGRWIGKQSGTGEDVMAVTHLIKVNGDKEYLVRYVTSLELVNQKLFYITLVSAGIGVIILVIVLMVSIGLANSIVKPINNIIGVSTMMAKGDFNVRIKGNYPYEIGDLASTLNYMADEIVRSNQIKDDFISSISHELRTPLTGIKGWSETLVSGGFDPEETKLGMSIISKETERLIGLVEEMLDFSKLQQNQMKLVMGEVNLKEVLQETMLNVWAKAEQKQIKLTLDPGNAAYIVHADGNRLKQVFLNLVDNAIKFSPNDSTIQLSIVETGPQRVRILVKDAGIGISAEFLEKVKDRFFQVNPNQGGTGLGLAITQQIVQLHKGEMNIESELDQGTTVIVELPLQEKQSANDWPDEEVT
- a CDS encoding response regulator transcription factor is translated as MSKVLIMEDEESIRSFIIINLKRNGFEVLETENGEQALHMLETVPDIDIALLDVMVPGIDGFEVCRRIREKNERIGIIFLTAKVQEQDKVYALSVGADDHVSKPFSPTELIARIQSLLRRVNVQRESNTKVSFESGPFTLDLISKQFKKSGKLIELTPTEFSLVQFFLEKENTPLSRDLLLDHVWGKEYMGDPKIVDVNIRRLRQKIENNPSEPEFLQTVWGHGYKWRGRDS
- a CDS encoding phosphonate ABC transporter ATP-binding protein — its product is MIQIEHLTKTVGENKTSVLDHISLEIQHGEMIALVGPSGSGKSMLLKCLAMKESWTEGSFRVGDTDILKSGFSGKRKISREWSFLEQSPQLHPERTALKTVLIGQPGQTPLWRMVTGMVRSDDYMGAMDVLETLGLLDKAHQKAGTLSGGERQRVAIARALAHGAKVILADEPITGLDPRSGEEVIKTLRGLCSSERLTVISVIPLELAERYATRIIGMQDGHISFDIKGRRLTSAERRLL
- a CDS encoding MFS transporter — its product is MLNNTAQPSTGADSNQTLHFVILILAIIVAGLSQGMLLPVLAIFLEQMGVSSTMNGLNAAALYVGSFSMTLVAERLLGKLGFKKLLLCGLLLVIIALPLFPLVPGIAFWFVLRLLVGIGDSAIHYVAQLWVLMVTPAANRGRNLSIYGMSYGIGFSIGPLGISLLDWGMMVPFVIMAAIFIIVAVLVWWKLPNGAPAKGESTTPEKGRFGRSYRLAWYALIPALLYGYMEAAMNSNFPVYGLRIGFSTDNIAFLLPFIGIGGLVLQLPLGMLSDRWGRKKVLMLAGGLGGLLFMLVPFVGTKEIILAIIFALAGGLVGSFFSLGLAYAADILPRTYLPAANVLASFHFNFGSIIGPAIGGKGIEIGSPSSLFWVLGGCYVLFALFGWSFSGKSK